In a single window of the Anaerobaca lacustris genome:
- a CDS encoding CC0125/CC1285 family lipoprotein, whose product MRSPSVLAVMAMVVLGAGCGTGYQSERSSITGGYDSRREDFNVFAVRYAGNAFVSPEKAADLALLRAAELTLEHGFEYLAVIASRSEVDRRGKPAVEVLVGCFQKDPRHARAAYEVYNASTVFEEVVAKYELRQHGQPIQPKRGPFVPAPSSIQFSVEPWFAGEPIDVEDVEYVIRGVMGFDMDGTWVGRYADLGNPLGTVEDFVEAARPIAARYGANALVIEDDPARIHRSTRRTVDESLFGFVADLYVVPTASLGIEWEPGDMLLGKYIIRRFRPGSRCAEAGLRLGDKVLAINNVDVLETNALLQQSMRWSVGENAMLAVVRDGAEVIIEVPLVPNIIVSR is encoded by the coding sequence ATGAGATCCCCAAGCGTGTTGGCGGTAATGGCGATGGTCGTACTGGGGGCTGGTTGCGGGACCGGCTATCAATCGGAACGGTCCTCCATCACCGGCGGATATGACAGCCGGCGGGAGGACTTCAACGTGTTCGCCGTCCGATATGCCGGAAACGCGTTCGTCTCGCCGGAGAAGGCTGCGGACCTGGCTCTGCTTCGTGCGGCGGAGTTGACCTTGGAGCATGGGTTCGAATATCTGGCCGTCATCGCGTCGCGGAGCGAGGTGGACCGTCGCGGCAAGCCGGCGGTCGAGGTGCTCGTCGGATGCTTCCAGAAGGATCCGAGGCATGCACGTGCGGCCTACGAGGTCTACAACGCCTCGACGGTGTTTGAAGAGGTGGTCGCGAAATATGAACTCAGACAGCACGGGCAACCCATCCAGCCCAAGCGAGGGCCCTTCGTGCCTGCCCCCAGCTCGATCCAGTTCAGCGTGGAACCGTGGTTTGCCGGCGAGCCGATCGACGTCGAGGACGTTGAGTACGTGATTCGAGGCGTCATGGGCTTCGATATGGACGGGACGTGGGTGGGGCGCTACGCCGACCTGGGAAACCCGCTTGGCACGGTCGAGGATTTCGTGGAGGCTGCCCGGCCGATTGCCGCCCGGTATGGGGCCAATGCACTGGTCATCGAAGATGATCCCGCTCGCATCCATCGTTCCACTCGCCGCACTGTGGACGAGTCGCTCTTCGGCTTTGTGGCCGATCTCTACGTGGTTCCAACCGCTTCTTTGGGGATCGAGTGGGAGCCCGGCGACATGCTCCTGGGCAAGTACATCATTCGGCGGTTCCGTCCGGGCAGTCGCTGCGCAGAGGCCGGTCTGAGGCTGGGCGACAAGGTCCTGGCGATCAACAATGTCGATGTGCTCGAGACCAACGCCCTGCTCCAGCAGTCCATGCGATGGTCCGTGGGCGAGAATGCCATGCTCGCCGTCGTCCGCGACGGTGCGGAAGTCATCATCGAGGTCCCCTTGGTGCCCAACATCATTGTCTCCCGCTGA
- a CDS encoding glycosyltransferase → MKASVLITTYNQEKVIGQAIEGALAQVTSFDYEIVVAEDCSTDRTRSIICEYRDRFPDRIRPLLREQNLGLMRNFPRAFLECRGDYVACLDGDDYWTGSNKLQRQVDFLDAHPDYSICFHNALMVWDDGSQGPTLHSPPGRRATYHLNELLRHDFITTSAAVVRNHLVRDFPDWYETLPVPDWPFFVLHAMHGKIGYLDEDWTVYRQHPAGMYCRLANEKRMEQNIGIVRTFRDVLGPEYGPLLTDAIHARCLSLALYYRKQGNKSLAREFARMSIREAGTDGRGSFRVAAKVFAYMHVPALFGLMARCRAALRASEAGPTAGTRGVPTHRHGPRA, encoded by the coding sequence ATGAAGGCCAGCGTCCTGATCACGACATACAACCAGGAAAAGGTTATCGGCCAGGCCATCGAAGGTGCTCTGGCCCAGGTGACCAGCTTCGACTACGAGATCGTCGTTGCCGAGGACTGCTCGACCGACCGAACGCGATCGATCATCTGTGAATACCGGGATCGATTTCCCGATCGCATCCGCCCGCTGCTGCGAGAACAGAATCTCGGCCTGATGCGGAACTTCCCCCGGGCATTCCTGGAATGTCGAGGCGACTATGTGGCCTGTCTCGACGGAGATGATTACTGGACCGGGTCGAACAAACTCCAGCGTCAGGTCGACTTCCTCGATGCGCACCCGGACTACAGCATCTGCTTTCACAACGCGTTGATGGTTTGGGACGACGGCTCACAGGGGCCGACCCTGCATTCGCCTCCCGGCCGCAGAGCCACGTACCATCTCAACGAGCTGCTCCGACATGATTTCATCACCACCTCGGCCGCAGTGGTCCGCAATCACCTCGTGCGGGATTTCCCCGACTGGTATGAGACGCTTCCCGTCCCCGACTGGCCGTTCTTCGTTTTGCACGCGATGCACGGCAAGATCGGTTATCTCGACGAGGACTGGACCGTCTATCGGCAACATCCGGCGGGAATGTACTGCCGACTCGCCAACGAGAAGAGGATGGAGCAGAACATCGGGATCGTCCGCACGTTCCGGGACGTATTGGGGCCCGAGTACGGACCGCTTCTGACCGACGCGATTCACGCGCGCTGCCTGAGCCTGGCCCTGTACTACCGCAAGCAAGGCAACAAGAGCCTGGCCAGGGAATTCGCGCGGATGTCGATTCGAGAGGCCGGAACGGATGGCCGGGGATCGTTCCGCGTGGCCGCCAAGGTCTTCGCCTACATGCACGTGCCCGCCCTTTTCGGCCTTATGGCTCGGTGCCGAGCAGCTCTCCGCGCTAGCGAGGCAGGACCGACGGCCGGGACACGTGGCGTGCCAACGCATAGGCACGGGCCACGAGCTTGA
- a CDS encoding anaerobic glycerol-3-phosphate dehydrogenase subunit C, protein MTSVYPSDMAKDPTQIAADLSDRIRGDAFADIIHRVAFSTDASSYRIVPQCVVAPRDSHDVAVVVKYAAEEGLPVAPRGAGSGVAGESLCSGIVLDMTRYMTRILHTAADGAVVTCEPGVVLDDLNKHLARYGRKIGPDPSSANRATVGGCVANNATGAHSLQYGHIGEYVESLEVVLADGTLAEFANTVDVEKAGQHRADAIARECWSLLTAGKSAIDKAIPATKRNRSGYNIASVCHDSRIDLAHLLAGSEGTLAIFTRITLRTVPLPKAKGLLQLEFDSLDRMARAVPVIVKTAPAACELMDETLINLAVDQLPQYRDILPAGAAAVLLIEHVGDTDAEVRERIEVTDLAVGKQATGRTIITSSADQARVWKSRKDAGPLLYRKRRREHPAEFMEDASVDHTRLAEYIEGLQKIERKYGTTMSFFGHAGDGELHLRPYLDLSDPRDVAKMRAMAEEVFSLVWSLGGSISGEHADGLLRAGFVRRQYGDAFYEILCKVKAIFDPAGLVNPGKILNDDPDVMVKNLRRARHIQPERTRSEMLFRENELALEFEQCYGCGLCLNRDPALRMCPVYRALGEELGSSRAKANLLHYWATGQLDEKDFESPEFRRFLDLCVNCKMCEKQCPSGVNISTLMAAARAEYVRRKGLRRTEFALSHNRYLSLLGSVFSPVSNAFLKLPPFQWAMEKTVGLDKRRTMPAFQRGSFVTAAQRHLTQAGPPDAPTDKVVYFVDSYANSNDHELGYAVLDVLRHNDVEVMVPRQRPAPLPAIVYGDVRTARRDLAYNVRHLAEAARQGCRIVCSEPSAALCLQQEMRHYVSGDDARLVSENTWELMNYLADLRRQGRLKAAVEPVGGQYVYHLPCHLCAVGDETVTLRLLSEHFGVNVSDLGAGCCGLSGTFGMQKKNYDVAETISQSLKSAIGAAPTRHVLTECAACKMQIEHLDDVTVTHPIKLVARAYALARHVSRPSVLPR, encoded by the coding sequence TTGACGAGCGTATACCCCTCAGATATGGCCAAAGACCCGACCCAAATTGCCGCCGACCTGAGTGATCGCATCCGAGGGGATGCGTTCGCCGATATCATCCATCGCGTCGCCTTCAGCACCGATGCCAGCAGCTATCGAATCGTCCCTCAGTGCGTGGTCGCCCCGCGCGATTCGCATGACGTTGCGGTCGTGGTCAAGTACGCGGCCGAGGAAGGTCTGCCCGTGGCGCCGCGTGGCGCCGGCAGCGGGGTGGCCGGCGAGTCGCTGTGCTCCGGCATCGTACTCGATATGACCCGCTACATGACGCGAATCCTCCATACCGCCGCCGACGGCGCCGTCGTGACGTGCGAGCCCGGGGTGGTCCTGGACGACTTGAACAAGCACCTCGCTCGGTACGGACGCAAGATCGGGCCCGACCCGTCGAGCGCCAACCGGGCGACCGTCGGCGGCTGCGTGGCCAACAACGCGACCGGCGCACACTCTCTTCAGTACGGGCACATCGGCGAATACGTCGAGTCGCTTGAAGTGGTTCTGGCCGACGGGACGCTTGCCGAATTCGCCAACACCGTCGATGTGGAGAAGGCAGGCCAACACCGGGCCGATGCCATTGCCAGGGAATGCTGGTCGCTCCTGACGGCCGGCAAGTCCGCGATCGACAAGGCGATTCCCGCCACGAAGCGCAATCGCAGCGGATACAACATTGCCTCCGTCTGCCATGACAGCCGGATCGACCTGGCGCATCTGCTGGCCGGCTCGGAAGGGACGCTGGCGATCTTCACCCGCATCACGTTGCGGACCGTCCCGCTGCCGAAGGCCAAAGGGCTGCTGCAACTGGAGTTCGATTCGCTCGACCGCATGGCCCGCGCGGTCCCGGTGATCGTCAAGACCGCCCCGGCCGCCTGTGAGTTGATGGACGAGACGTTGATCAATCTGGCCGTGGATCAGTTGCCGCAGTACCGCGACATCCTTCCCGCCGGGGCCGCCGCCGTGCTCCTGATCGAACACGTCGGCGATACGGACGCCGAGGTCAGGGAGCGAATCGAGGTGACCGATCTGGCCGTCGGGAAACAGGCGACCGGGCGAACCATCATCACCTCGTCGGCCGATCAGGCCCGCGTGTGGAAATCGCGGAAGGACGCCGGCCCGTTGCTCTATCGCAAGCGACGCCGCGAGCACCCCGCCGAGTTTATGGAAGACGCCAGCGTCGACCACACGCGCCTGGCCGAGTACATCGAAGGGCTGCAGAAGATCGAGCGGAAGTACGGCACGACCATGTCGTTCTTCGGCCACGCCGGAGACGGTGAGCTGCACCTGAGGCCGTATCTCGACCTGAGCGATCCGCGCGACGTGGCAAAGATGCGGGCGATGGCCGAGGAAGTCTTCTCGTTGGTTTGGTCGCTCGGCGGCTCGATCAGCGGAGAGCACGCCGACGGCCTGCTGCGAGCCGGCTTTGTCCGCCGGCAGTATGGCGACGCCTTCTACGAGATCCTCTGCAAGGTCAAGGCGATCTTTGACCCGGCCGGCCTAGTGAACCCGGGCAAGATCCTGAACGACGACCCCGATGTGATGGTCAAGAACCTCCGCCGCGCTCGACACATTCAGCCCGAGAGGACTCGGTCCGAAATGCTCTTCCGCGAAAACGAGCTTGCGCTTGAGTTCGAGCAGTGTTACGGCTGCGGGCTCTGTCTGAATCGCGACCCGGCCCTGCGCATGTGCCCGGTCTACCGGGCGCTCGGAGAGGAACTGGGCAGCTCGCGCGCCAAGGCCAACCTGCTGCACTACTGGGCGACGGGCCAACTGGACGAGAAAGATTTCGAATCACCCGAGTTCCGCCGGTTCCTCGATCTGTGCGTCAACTGCAAGATGTGCGAGAAGCAGTGTCCATCCGGAGTCAACATCTCGACGTTGATGGCCGCCGCTCGCGCCGAGTATGTCAGACGCAAAGGGCTGCGCCGCACGGAGTTTGCGCTGAGCCATAATCGTTATCTGAGTCTGCTGGGCAGCGTCTTCTCACCGGTCTCGAACGCGTTTCTGAAGCTTCCGCCGTTCCAATGGGCGATGGAGAAGACAGTCGGTCTCGACAAACGACGGACCATGCCGGCTTTCCAACGCGGCTCGTTCGTCACGGCGGCGCAGAGGCATCTGACCCAGGCCGGTCCACCTGACGCGCCAACGGACAAGGTGGTCTACTTCGTCGATTCATACGCCAACTCGAACGACCATGAACTGGGGTATGCCGTGCTCGACGTGCTGCGGCACAACGACGTCGAGGTCATGGTGCCCCGCCAGCGTCCGGCCCCGTTGCCGGCGATCGTCTACGGGGACGTTAGGACGGCTCGTCGGGACCTGGCCTACAATGTCAGGCACTTGGCCGAGGCGGCTCGCCAAGGGTGCAGGATCGTCTGCTCCGAGCCCAGCGCCGCACTGTGCCTTCAACAGGAGATGCGTCACTACGTTTCAGGCGACGACGCTCGGCTCGTATCGGAAAACACCTGGGAGTTGATGAACTACCTGGCCGACCTGCGCCGCCAAGGCAGGCTCAAAGCTGCGGTCGAGCCCGTCGGCGGGCAATACGTCTATCACCTTCCGTGCCACCTTTGCGCGGTGGGCGACGAGACGGTGACGCTACGGCTGTTGAGCGAGCACTTCGGTGTGAACGTGAGCGACCTCGGCGCCGGCTGCTGCGGCTTGTCCGGCACCTTCGGCATGCAGAAGAAGAATTATGATGTAGCCGAGACGATTTCTCAGAGTCTCAAGAGCGCCATCGGTGCGGCGCCGACTCGCCACGTGCTGACCGAATGCGCCGCCTGCAAGATGCAGATCGAGCATTTGGACGATGTTACGGTGACCCATCCAATCAAGCTCGTGGCCCGTGCCTATGCGTTGGCACGCCACGTGTCCCGGCCGTCGGTCCTGCCTCGCTAG
- a CDS encoding ABC transporter ATP-binding protein: protein MERQNDHKGPVDGNGAAETTQIEVRNLIKKFGRKLVLDNVSLRIEKGKTTVIIGPSGCGKTVLIKHFIVLQRPTSGEVYFDGQRVDGLSERQLSDVRTRIGYLFQEGALFDSMSVAENIMFPIKQHFKHVKWSQVEEVVKAKLAMVGLDGFQNYYPANLSGGQRKRVALARAIALNPEVILYDEPTTGLDPIRSDIINELVLKLERDLGVTSIVVTHDMRSAYKVGDRIIMLHNGKIIADGDADHIRDHPHPTVQQFINGQVSEDDLAVLRMSGAVATSQFLPRDFQK, encoded by the coding sequence TTGGAACGACAGAACGATCACAAAGGACCGGTCGACGGGAACGGAGCGGCGGAAACGACGCAGATCGAGGTCAGAAACCTGATCAAGAAGTTCGGTCGAAAGCTGGTGCTCGACAATGTCTCGCTCAGGATTGAGAAGGGCAAGACCACGGTGATCATCGGGCCGAGCGGCTGCGGCAAGACGGTCCTGATCAAGCATTTCATCGTGCTGCAACGACCCACCTCCGGCGAGGTCTATTTCGACGGCCAGCGCGTCGACGGTCTCAGCGAGCGTCAGTTGAGCGACGTCCGAACGCGCATCGGGTACCTGTTCCAGGAAGGGGCGCTCTTCGACAGCATGAGCGTCGCCGAGAACATCATGTTTCCGATCAAGCAGCACTTCAAGCACGTCAAATGGAGCCAGGTCGAGGAGGTGGTCAAGGCCAAACTGGCGATGGTGGGCCTGGACGGCTTCCAGAACTACTACCCGGCGAACCTCTCCGGCGGCCAGCGCAAGCGCGTTGCACTGGCCCGCGCCATCGCCCTGAATCCCGAGGTCATCCTGTATGACGAGCCGACGACGGGCCTCGATCCCATCCGCTCGGACATCATCAACGAACTGGTCCTCAAACTCGAACGGGACCTGGGCGTGACCAGTATCGTCGTGACGCACGACATGCGGAGCGCCTATAAGGTGGGCGACCGCATCATCATGCTCCACAACGGCAAGATCATCGCCGACGGAGACGCCGACCACATTCGCGACCATCCGCATCCCACCGTCCAGCAGTTCATCAACGGCCAGGTCAGTGAAGACGACCTGGCGGTGCTGCGGATGAGCGGGGCGGTGGCCACGAGCCAGTTCCTGCCGCGGGATTTCCAGAAGTAG
- a CDS encoding MlaE family ABC transporter permease, whose amino-acid sequence MIASLGAKAIQDVVGAGRFGRFAWRAVTTSLRCCLIRGTFPLVWNQMNIIGVRSVPVIMITGAFVGMTLAVQAYDQLAGMGLEEHLGVLINIAVVKELGPVLAAIMLAGRVGGALTAELGTMNVTEQIDAVRSMGTDPIRYLVAPRFLACLLLTPILVMYADLMGVVGGALVSFLQLGINSRAYWNFSAAGVELWDVSIGIIKGFFFGGAIATISCYKGFNCKEGAHGVGQACTDAFVASFISILALDFALAVTFKSIYLTFWPIKSLV is encoded by the coding sequence ATGATAGCATCGCTCGGGGCCAAAGCGATCCAGGACGTGGTTGGGGCCGGTCGCTTCGGACGATTCGCATGGCGGGCGGTCACCACCTCGCTTCGGTGTTGCCTGATCCGGGGCACGTTTCCGCTCGTCTGGAACCAGATGAACATCATTGGTGTCCGGAGCGTTCCGGTTATCATGATCACCGGGGCCTTTGTCGGGATGACGCTGGCCGTGCAGGCGTACGACCAACTGGCGGGGATGGGGCTCGAAGAACACCTCGGCGTTCTGATCAATATCGCGGTCGTGAAGGAACTCGGACCGGTGCTGGCGGCGATCATGCTGGCCGGACGCGTCGGGGGCGCCCTGACCGCCGAGTTGGGAACGATGAACGTTACCGAGCAGATCGATGCGGTCAGAAGCATGGGGACCGATCCGATTCGATACCTGGTCGCGCCGCGGTTTCTGGCGTGTTTGCTGCTGACACCCATTCTGGTGATGTATGCCGACCTGATGGGTGTTGTGGGGGGGGCTTTGGTGAGCTTCCTGCAGCTTGGGATCAACAGCCGGGCCTACTGGAATTTCAGTGCCGCCGGCGTGGAGCTGTGGGACGTTTCGATTGGAATCATCAAGGGCTTCTTCTTCGGGGGGGCCATCGCCACGATAAGCTGCTATAAGGGATTCAACTGCAAGGAAGGAGCGCACGGTGTGGGCCAGGCCTGCACCGACGCATTCGTGGCCAGCTTCATCTCGATTCTGGCGCTCGATTTTGCCCTGGCGGTGACCTTCAAGAGCATATACCTGACTTTCTGGCCGATCAAGAGTCTGGTGTGA